One part of the Chloroflexota bacterium genome encodes these proteins:
- a CDS encoding mechanosensitive ion channel family protein: MGFLDDISNKNEILRWVVPIGIGVAVMVLTLLLRRTIYWRLHKWAAKTETKWDDVLIHSTRIASMLWCFFLGIYTAVEVAAVPASWEGHLDDIVPILFVVMGIYTGVVITRVFIEWYIVEVAEKTASPLDDMIMGALKWIVPLIAIFLGLVLVLDMLDIESLETKVLPPVKNWLRHPGPQIALLGGGGLALVLLATAAIPKVIREAVTRSRSDQSDEEVNKRADTLSGVLVASLQAVIIAVVLFMMLSEIGLNISPIIAGVGVIGIAIGFGAQSLVKDLIAGLFIIMENQYRKGDVVKIADTSGLVEDINLRRTLLRDMDGVVHSVPNGEIRVASNYTKEWSRVNMNISVSYDTDLKRAMEVINRVGKELAEDPDWMGAILTPPRALRVDNLGDSGIDIKIMGETKPMRQWDVMGELRLRLKKAFDVEGIDIPYPHTKVYFGNAPVPFRPQGEP, translated from the coding sequence ATGGGTTTTCTGGACGACATCAGCAATAAAAACGAAATCCTGCGTTGGGTGGTGCCCATCGGGATAGGCGTAGCTGTCATGGTGCTCACCCTTCTACTGAGGAGGACTATCTACTGGAGGCTTCATAAGTGGGCAGCGAAAACAGAGACGAAGTGGGATGACGTTTTAATCCACTCGACCCGTATAGCCTCTATGCTGTGGTGCTTCTTCCTGGGCATTTACACGGCAGTGGAGGTTGCTGCTGTGCCGGCATCCTGGGAAGGACACCTTGATGATATTGTACCTATTCTGTTCGTGGTCATGGGTATCTACACTGGTGTAGTCATAACGCGGGTGTTCATAGAGTGGTACATTGTCGAAGTGGCCGAAAAGACCGCCAGTCCCCTGGATGACATGATAATGGGCGCACTAAAGTGGATAGTTCCGTTGATCGCCATTTTCTTAGGGCTGGTTCTGGTTCTGGATATGCTCGATATCGAAAGCCTTGAGACCAAAGTGCTGCCGCCTGTGAAAAACTGGCTGAGGCACCCCGGCCCTCAGATTGCGCTCCTGGGAGGTGGTGGCCTTGCGCTGGTCCTTCTAGCAACGGCGGCGATTCCCAAGGTCATCAGGGAAGCAGTCACCAGATCACGAAGTGATCAGAGTGACGAAGAGGTCAACAAGAGAGCGGACACTCTGTCCGGTGTGCTGGTGGCTTCACTTCAAGCTGTTATTATTGCGGTTGTCCTCTTTATGATGCTCAGCGAAATAGGTCTTAACATATCACCCATCATCGCTGGCGTAGGTGTAATTGGCATTGCTATTGGCTTTGGGGCGCAGAGTCTGGTGAAAGACCTCATTGCTGGGCTGTTCATCATCATGGAGAACCAGTACCGAAAGGGCGATGTGGTTAAGATCGCCGATACGTCGGGTCTTGTAGAAGATATCAATCTGAGAAGGACATTGCTGAGAGACATGGACGGGGTTGTGCACTCAGTGCCCAATGGCGAGATCAGGGTGGCCAGCAACTACACCAAAGAGTGGTCCAGAGTAAATATGAATATCAGCGTGTCCTACGATACGGACTTAAAACGGGCCATGGAAGTGATCAACAGGGTGGGGAAGGAACTGGCTGAGGATCCTGATTGGATGGGGGCGATCTTGACACCACCCCGTGCTCTCCGGGTGGATAACCTGGGAGACTCGGGAATCGACATCAAGATAATGGGAGAGACCAAGCCTATGCGTCAGTGGGATGTCATGGGAGAGTTACGCCTGAGGCTGAAGAAGGCCTTCGATGTGGAAGGCATAGATATTCCCTACCC